A stretch of DNA from Noviherbaspirillum sedimenti:
ATCGCCCGAACGCTATGTCTTGATGATCTTTTGGGAAACGCTGGAAAACCACACGGTCGATTTCCGTCAATCGCCCGGCTTTACGGAATGGCGCGCCATTGTCGGGCCGTTTTTCGCTGCGCCGCCAGTCGTCGAGCATTTCACGCTGTTAAGCAAATCGGACTGAAAAACGGCCCGCTCCAGATCGCGCAAGTCGGATGTCGGTCGGTGCAACCTTTGCACAACGCCATAGTCAAAAACAAGTGTTAATTTTGACAAGGGGAATGCAAATGCGTGTCGATATTTATCGCCGTCCGGAATGGGGCGGTCAATTTTCCTACTTGGCGGTGCCGGAAGGCAGTGTGATCCCGGGTGAAGCCACCAATGTGGATTGGGAAGCGGCCGAACGCAGCGTCGACCTCGAAGATAGTGTGGAGCGCTTGCCGCAGTTTTCGATTGATGACCCGATTGAGCAAATTACTTCGAAGGGCTATGCCATTACCAGCGTGAGAACCTTGGGCGATGGCGAATTGCCGATGTAAAGCGGCATGTGGTCGGCAAACAGCGCCGACCACATGCGTGCCAGTGCTTACTTTTTCCCTGATCCGCTGTCCGACAATCCCACCCCATAGTTCAGCCTGACAAGCTCACGCCTGATTGGCTTCCTTTGCGCTTGTTTCTGACACCTTGAATTTCGGTCAATTGTTGCCATTTGTTTGGATTTTTTGTGAAATTCAAGCGAAAAATACTGTATTTTTCAATTCTCCGATTGAACCGCAGCAAGTTAAAGTGGACTAATAAAAGATCCCTTTTTCGCTAGGCAAGTATTGCCTTGCTCCCCTCTTGCATTCAGGAGAATTCATACATGTCCAGCAGCATTTCCGGTATCAAGCGACGCCAGTTCTGGCGCAAGGTACTGATCGCCTTGGTCAGCCTTGGTCTCATCGGCGGCATTGCCGCCTACTTCACCTTCCAGCAGAGTCGCCAGCTTACGCAGACCTATAGCCAGTTTGCCGGCGACCTCGATGCCGGCAAGGTCGGCACGGTCAGCATCGCGCCCAACCGCGACAGCGGCAAGGCGCAGGTGACGCTCAAGGATGGCAAGCATTACACCGTGCAATTGCCGTCCATGGACGTGAACGCGGCCAACAATTTCACCGCCAAAGGCGCGAACGTGGAAATCGACCCGCGCGCCTTCAACCTCGATACCATGCTGCCGATGCTGGTCATGCTGGCGGTGCTGGGCTTGTTCGGCCTGGTGGCATCGCGTCCCGAGCCGTTGGCGCTGCCGTTTCGCAAGAAGCAGCGCGAAACCCAGGTGCGCTTCGCCGACGTCGCCGGTGCCGAGGAAGCCAAAAAGAACCTGATGGAAATCGCCAGCTACCTGAAGTCGCCCGACGTGTATGAAGAAATCGGCGCCAGTTTTCCGCGCGGCGTGGTGCTGTATGGCGACCCCGGCACCGGCAAGACGCTGTTGGCCAAGGCTCTGGCCGGCGAATCCGGCGCCAACTTCATCGCCACCAACGGTTCCGAGTTCGGTTCGATGTTCGTCGGCGTCTCCACCCTGAAGATCAAGCGCCTGTTCGCCCGCGCGCGGGCCATGGCGCCCTGCGTGCTGTTCATCGACGAGATCGACGCTGTCGGCGGCCGACGCATGTCGGAAGGCTCGGCGGCTGCGCGCGAAATGAGCAGTACCCTGAACCAGTTGCTGGTGCAGATGGATGGCTTTGAAAACAACAATGGCGTCATCGTCGTGGCGGCGACCAACCGCCTCGATTCGCTCGACCCGGCCCTGCTGCGCTCAGGTCGCTTCGACCGCCGCATCCAGGTCGGCAAGCCGAACCTGAAGGAGCGTGAGCAGATTCTCAAGATTCACGGCCG
This window harbors:
- a CDS encoding antibiotic biosynthesis monooxygenase family protein; translated protein: MILEIADIRIQPGLQADFDAAIQHGVTEVIAKAKGFNGFKINKGMESPERYVLMIFWETLENHTVDFRQSPGFTEWRAIVGPFFAAPPVVEHFTLLSKSD
- a CDS encoding ATP-dependent metallopeptidase FtsH/Yme1/Tma family protein; amino-acid sequence: MSSSISGIKRRQFWRKVLIALVSLGLIGGIAAYFTFQQSRQLTQTYSQFAGDLDAGKVGTVSIAPNRDSGKAQVTLKDGKHYTVQLPSMDVNAANNFTAKGANVEIDPRAFNLDTMLPMLVMLAVLGLFGLVASRPEPLALPFRKKQRETQVRFADVAGAEEAKKNLMEIASYLKSPDVYEEIGASFPRGVVLYGDPGTGKTLLAKALAGESGANFIATNGSEFGSMFVGVSTLKIKRLFARARAMAPCVLFIDEIDAVGGRRMSEGSAAAREMSSTLNQLLVQMDGFENNNGVIVVAATNRLDSLDPALLRSGRFDRRIQVGKPNLKEREQILKIHGRKVRVEEELNYSEIARQTIGFSGADLANVMNQAAMIAVHNGEEKVVLENVLRARNVMLMGEERRSTLSLIDQDGRRRLAIHECGHAILAMIGGTDPVTAVSIVPRGQSLGQTFMAPSKDQLLIERTDLVNRLHVLLGGRVAEELFMDSMTTGADDDLSRASEIARNLVCRHGMSDFGLLTIDEDSSPQLRYEAEKKAMQIMAHAKQNTSSILTTHQNVMEAMVVRLLEKEELDSDDVREFKAMMADDPVPLVVAA
- a CDS encoding DUF6139 family protein yields the protein MSVGATFAQRHSQKQVLILTRGMQMRVDIYRRPEWGGQFSYLAVPEGSVIPGEATNVDWEAAERSVDLEDSVERLPQFSIDDPIEQITSKGYAITSVRTLGDGELPM